A section of the Spirosoma pollinicola genome encodes:
- the nusG gene encoding transcription termination/antitermination protein NusG yields the protein MNGIQWYVIRAVSGQEKKIKSYLDNEIIRQKLDEVIPEVLIPAEKVYEMRNGKKRVREKSFFPGYILISADLGNNRALDMILNMPGVLGFLGNAQVGTTSKVPVALRQAEVNRILGKVHEEAQEVAAPTVAYIKGESVKVVDGPFGGFIGTVEEVFDDRKKVNVVVKIFGRNTPVELSYAQVEKEL from the coding sequence ATGAACGGCATACAGTGGTACGTCATACGGGCAGTGTCGGGGCAGGAAAAGAAGATCAAATCCTACCTTGATAACGAAATTATCCGGCAAAAGTTGGACGAAGTAATTCCGGAAGTCCTTATTCCGGCAGAGAAAGTGTATGAAATGCGCAACGGTAAGAAGCGTGTTCGGGAAAAATCATTCTTTCCCGGTTACATTTTGATTTCGGCTGATCTGGGGAACAATCGGGCACTCGATATGATTCTAAATATGCCGGGCGTACTTGGTTTTTTGGGTAACGCGCAGGTAGGAACTACCTCAAAAGTACCCGTTGCATTGCGTCAGGCAGAAGTCAATCGTATTTTAGGTAAAGTGCACGAAGAAGCGCAGGAAGTTGCTGCACCAACGGTTGCTTACATTAAAGGCGAATCAGTAAAAGTAGTCGATGGTCCATTTGGTGGTTTCATCGGTACAGTAGAAGAAGTATTTGACGACCGGAAGAAAGTGAACGTCGTTGTAAAAATATTTGGCCGGAATACTCCGGTAGAACTCAGTTACGCGCAAGTAGAAAAGGAACTTTGA
- the tuf gene encoding elongation factor Tu: protein MAKENFDRSKPHVNIGTIGHVDHGKTTLTAAITKVLAGKGLAAIRDFSSIDNAPEEKERGITINTSHVEYSTAKRHYAHVDCPGHADYVKNMVTGAAQMDGAILVVAATDGPMPQTREHILLARQVGVPQLVVFMNKVDMVDDPELLELVEMEIRELLSFYNFDGDNIPVIQGSALGGLNGDEKWVATIEELMDSVDSFIPLPPRMTELPFLMPVEDVFSITGRGTVATGRIERGIINSGEQVEILGMGAENLKSVVTGVEMFRKILDRGEAGDNVGLLLRGIEKTDIRRGMVICKPGSVTPHAKFKAEIYVLSKEEGGRHTPFFNKYRPQFYFRTTDVTGEITLPANVEMVMPGDNITIEVSLINKIAMEKGLRFAIREGGRTVGAGQVTEIID, encoded by the coding sequence ATGGCAAAAGAGAATTTTGACCGCTCGAAACCGCACGTAAACATCGGTACGATTGGTCACGTTGACCACGGTAAAACGACGCTGACGGCTGCCATTACGAAAGTGCTGGCCGGAAAGGGTCTGGCCGCAATTCGGGACTTCTCCTCGATTGACAACGCTCCGGAAGAAAAAGAGCGCGGTATCACCATCAATACATCGCACGTTGAATATTCAACGGCAAAGCGTCACTACGCGCACGTCGATTGCCCAGGCCACGCTGACTATGTGAAGAACATGGTTACGGGTGCTGCTCAGATGGACGGAGCTATCCTTGTGGTAGCTGCAACAGACGGACCAATGCCACAAACGCGTGAGCACATCCTGCTTGCTCGTCAGGTAGGTGTTCCTCAACTTGTTGTGTTTATGAATAAAGTGGACATGGTTGATGATCCGGAACTTCTTGAACTCGTTGAAATGGAAATTCGCGAGTTGTTGAGTTTCTACAACTTCGACGGTGACAATATTCCAGTTATTCAAGGTTCGGCTCTTGGTGGCCTGAACGGCGATGAAAAATGGGTTGCTACCATTGAAGAGTTGATGGACAGTGTTGATAGTTTTATCCCACTGCCTCCTCGTATGACAGAACTTCCATTCCTTATGCCCGTAGAGGACGTATTCTCGATCACAGGTCGTGGTACAGTTGCTACCGGTCGTATTGAACGGGGTATCATCAACTCGGGCGAACAAGTTGAGATCCTGGGTATGGGTGCTGAAAACCTTAAATCGGTTGTAACAGGTGTTGAAATGTTCCGGAAAATTCTGGACCGTGGCGAAGCTGGTGACAACGTAGGTCTTCTGCTACGTGGTATTGAAAAAACCGATATCCGTCGTGGTATGGTTATTTGCAAGCCAGGTTCAGTAACTCCTCACGCTAAATTTAAGGCTGAGATCTATGTACTGTCGAAAGAAGAAGGTGGTCGTCACACACCATTCTTTAACAAGTACCGTCCACAGTTTTACTTCCGTACCACAGACGTAACGGGTGAAATTACTTTGCCAGCCAACGTTGAGATGGTAATGCCAGGTGATAACATTACGATTGAAGTAAGTCTGATCAATAAAATTGCTATGGAAAAAGGTCTTCGTTTCGCTATTCGCGAAGGTGGCCGTACCGTAGGAGCTGGTCAGGTAACGGAAATTATCGACTAA
- the secE gene encoding preprotein translocase subunit SecE produces the protein MDKFISFLKASWEEVQHNVTWPKFSDLQSSSTLVLVASLIFALLVGLIDLVFENGLNMFYQSF, from the coding sequence ATGGACAAGTTTATCTCGTTTCTGAAAGCCTCCTGGGAGGAAGTTCAGCACAACGTGACTTGGCCCAAATTCAGCGATCTGCAATCCAGTTCAACGCTGGTACTGGTAGCATCGCTGATTTTTGCGCTACTAGTCGGTCTAATAGATTTAGTATTTGAGAATGGCCTGAATATGTTTTATCAGTCATTCTAA
- the rplK gene encoding 50S ribosomal protein L11, with the protein MAKEVGGYVKLQVKGGQANPSPPIGPALGSKGLNIMEFCKQFNGRTQDKMGTVLPVLITYYKDKSFDFVIKTPPAPILLLEAAKLKGGSAQPNRNKVGSVSWEQIRTIAETKMPDLNAFTVESAMKQVAGTARSMGITVTGTEPFEN; encoded by the coding sequence ATGGCAAAAGAAGTAGGTGGCTACGTAAAGCTGCAAGTCAAAGGCGGGCAAGCCAACCCCTCTCCTCCGATCGGTCCGGCTCTGGGTTCCAAAGGTTTGAATATCATGGAATTCTGCAAGCAGTTCAATGGCCGGACGCAGGATAAAATGGGTACGGTGCTTCCGGTTCTGATTACATATTATAAGGATAAGTCCTTTGATTTCGTCATCAAAACTCCGCCCGCACCGATTCTGCTGTTGGAAGCAGCTAAGCTGAAAGGCGGCTCTGCTCAACCAAACCGCAACAAAGTAGGCTCTGTATCATGGGAGCAAATTCGGACCATCGCGGAAACAAAGATGCCCGATTTGAACGCCTTTACGGTGGAGTCAGCAATGAAGCAGGTGGCCGGTACGGCCCGCAGCATGGGAATCACGGTGACGGGCACAGAGCCCTTCGAGAACTAA